The region tcaaaccatcagcattgcccttttaattaaaatgtattgcattttagtttaaatataaaatgaacaatgctagttaatgtaaactgtgaCATTTCATTTCCAGGTACCAGTTGAGCCTCAAATCCCGTACTCAAAAATGAACAGAGTGTATCCGAGTGCATTCCAGGCTGCACAAAATAGTTTAgctctataattttctctattattatatattattgttttttttgtctattatttataaataaataaatacaattactgtatattgtgttgttcatcgtaataaaatactattatatacctatattagtatatattatgttgtttcattatattacattcctcaaaactgaaattaccaaattgtaagtctaccgtaatccttatatcgaagtcaaaattgaactggatttatcaaattatacagggttagctatcttgtccggcgaggttgctggtgttttacaagtaaccctgtataggtgTTACCGTCACGAGCAGCCATCgtcatacttaattttattaattggcattgtcattttttcaatttgtaattttacttctatgttttgtacaataaagttaaaataaataaaaaagagtgtgtgtttatgtacacgcgttagaagttacgcgccaaaagaagtataacttcaaaaaaaatatattaatattatttttatatcgataaacataataatgtttatcgatatattctcggcactaaacaccgccatgttttgttacaagcaatatggcgccggccacactttttttgtaggtatgtcactTCCATGTGATTCCTTATTCATTGGTCAGAAGACGGCCCCATCATACTTGACACTGGCAAATAGTCACATCTTCTTGCCAtgaaaagcaaaaaaaaaaaaaaaaaaagacggccCCAATCACATCACAGGCCCCAATTCCCAAAATTGAATTTCAAtttgcaataattaataaaaataaataataactatagcaaaaagaaataattaaaagttcgGTACAATGGCGCATAAAATTAAAGACGCTGCGAAAAAGTTTCTTTTGCTTGGCCAATGTGTACCTACGGTGAAACAAAATGCAGCAAAAATTCGTGTGAAGAGGTTAGAATTGGACGAAAATTTATTGATGGTATGTATACAAACTCTGGGTATTTTTACATTGCTTGCAATTTTTAAAGATTCTATAACTATTACTTTTAGTATTTCAGGAAAGATGAATTCTACTATTGCCATGATCCAAATAAAATGTGCAAGACTGGGGATATCGTTTTAATCAAAGCATTACCtcaaaaaatgactaaattaataacacatGAAGTAAAAGAAGTAGTGCATCCGTTTGGTGATGTTACAGATCCCATAAGTGGAAAGAAAGTTGCGAAAGCGTATTATCGTGAAGATATTGATAGACAAGCAGAGTTGTACGGCAAACTCGATTCTGCGTTTGATTACGATAAAGCACCTCCCAGAGGTTGGCAAGATGGAAAGAAAGATTTTACATCAAAACCCACATATACAAAATTCCATGTTTTTGATGAGAATGATCCTTATGCAATTTAGATCTAagactttaatattatgtaatttataggTAGTGTAAATATATGCTtagaatacaattaatttttttttatttaaactgtcCCATTGTATTTTCTGTGTCAACATCTAGGAAAGTGAATTCATTCTCAATTTGAAAGAACTATTGAGATGGAAATAATCTGTAACTGATATACATCTATTATTGAAAAGCCtactttataatgttattttatacaatttttgtcAACTAAAGTATCTTTCTATTCTCTCTTCTATGACAGAAATTGAAACAAGGATATTCTCATATTTTCCATAACTAAATTTGGTATGAATTACATGTTAATGaatctttattttctttgcCACATTCATCAATTAAGATAACTAGTtactagataataaaaaaggatcaaataaaacaacacatttaaaaaaaacaaatttaataaacaaaatttctaTATCATAATGCTGGTATCAGTCCTGCGCTAAAAATTCTCTTTCTAAAGCAGCTCCCATGAGGTTCCATGAACTATCATCATCGTCGGGAGGTATGTCATCATCAGATGGAGGTGTTGATGGTCTTGGTCGTTTTCGTGGCGCAGCAtctgaattaaaaaatgaagttttataaaaattttatgtgattATGACATAagactaaatatattttatactggCTGTGCCTCGCGggttcacccgcattgctccgctcctgttggtcttaggatgatatatatagcctatagccttccttgataaatgggctatctaacaccaaaagaattattcaaatcagaccagtagttcctgagattagcgcattcaaacaaactcttcagctttataatattagtaaagatttcTCCAGAGGCTAGACAAtaggttaaataaaaaaactatagaACCATGATATAAAAGACAAAACAGTAAACATTTTCTACAGAGGctaagtaaaaaaatgttataaagtaaaaaaaatatttttgctatGATTCATAATATGTGTTAGCAGTGCATACCTGTATCTGAATCACTAGAGTTATCTTCGTCTTTCTCTTGCAACCtgcaaagaaataaaaatatgacacaaTCTTAAAACATATCATAGTTCGAAAAATAGCTGATGAGGTTTAAAATGACTGTTTAAAAGTGTGTTTtagtattatagaaataatataaaacacaaaaatgtgagtgtacataatatctttttatacctTTCTTGAGAGTTATTAGCAGTTTCAAGTGCTAGTAATCTATCCTCTGAAAGATTctcttcatcatcatcttcaTCGTGCGGCTTTTTCTCATCATCTGATGAACTTTCGTCTGATTCATTAAATATATCCTCCACCTAAAAGGAAATAGTTAAACAGCTTCATCatcaaaacataataaatttatgaccatatattaaaaaaatatatgaaaaagcAGTTAATAGCTGTTTCTCGAATACAAACGCCCATGTTACATGGTAAAGACATAGCTTAGCatgaaacaatttataaaattactagcttatcgcccgctgcttcgcccgctttctctaagacgatttgagatttaaactatcctatctctcaagatGGATCGAACTGAGAGATAGGATACTTTATTACGACGATTATTATAATCAGTTAAGTGGTTTGGAGtccattgtgacacgagaattatatatattaagaaggaGTAGTTTTTGAATTAACTCATGACACACAAAACCAAATGTCTATATTAACGTTGATAAATgataagtaagtaataaatttaagcCAGTGTGATTGTAATCGGTATGAAACAGGCCTTTTTCATTGACGATTGCTATGAAAtcatatcatttttttttatattatgaccatcattttattcttaattatttattttttttcacttttgtttaattattgtttgtatgaatttttaatctaatttaatttttaatctgtattatgttaatgtattaaatttaaatctgaattttaaatatatgtataccaTAACATAATCGCCGCtctgtttataaaattgttaaacatTTCATGGTCCCGCAGGACAGGCATTGCCTAGTGCGGGAACCAATGATTTTATTTCCTGTGTTTTAACGTTTTTCTTTAAGAAACTGTATTAAGCACtatttaatgtatgtattatgaCTGATGTATATGTGtcttaaagaataaataatttttacttttactttacTAAACATTGTCCCCTACCTCCCGGTCCATGTCCGCGATGTCGTCGCTGGAGAAGGACAGCAGCGGGTTGAGCGTGTCCATGAAGCGGCCGGACGGCGTGCGCTTGCGCAGCGCGGGCGCGGGCGGAGCGGGCGGCGGGCTGCTGCAGTGCGCGGGCGGCCGGCGCGCGCTGCTCTGTTGGACGGTGTTGTTATTTATACAAGCttcgaaaatatattaactagctgtgccgtgcggtttcacccgcgttgctccgctcctgttagtctaagcgtgataatatatagcctatattactcgtggataatgtagctttggaatggtgaaagaatttttaaactcggtccagtagtttatgggcctattcattacaatcaaacaaacaaacaaagttttcctctttataatattagtgtagacaagGTGTGCACTGCTTTGTTGGAGTGCCTTTGTTAATAAGACAAGCttcgaaaatatattaaacacaGTGTGCACTGCTCTGTTGGagagcttttttatttatacaagctttgaaaatatattaaacacaGTGTGCACTGCTCTGTTGGAGAGCCTTTGTTATTTATACAAGCTTCGAGATAAACATATATCACACCTGTCCTCCTCTTTGCAGTGGGTATAGTCTCTCTTCAACCCTTTCCCATCTTTCAGCACAGGTCCAAAGCCACTCTGGTGTCACAACATGCACTTTTGTTTTTCCTTCTCCCATTCTACGACTGGCATTCACTTTGGCTGTACCtgggtttaattaaaaaaatgatatagAGTACAATTGAATATGTTCAGCATTATTTAAGTGtttaatcatatttataaaatggttacaaaataaaggaaaagaaatgctttattttatactagcttaccgcccgcggcttcgcccgctttatctaaaacctaataaattatatactaaaaccttcctcttgaatcactatctattaaaaaaaaacgcatcaaaatccgttgcgtagttttaaagatttaaacatacaaaggaacatagggacagagaaagcgacttagttttatactatgtagtgatatggcccttgtagttattttat is a window of Colias croceus chromosome 17, ilColCroc2.1 DNA encoding:
- the LOC123699100 gene encoding 28S ribosomal protein S17, mitochondrial → MAHKIKDAAKKFLLLGQCVPTVKQNAAKIRVKRLELDENLLMYFRKDEFYYCHDPNKMCKTGDIVLIKALPQKMTKLITHEVKEVVHPFGDVTDPISGKKVAKAYYREDIDRQAELYGKLDSAFDYDKAPPRGWQDGKKDFTSKPTYTKFHVFDENDPYAI